One window of the uncultured Paludibaculum sp. genome contains the following:
- the aroC gene encoding chorismate synthase: MLRFETAGESHGECLVATLTGLPAGVPISVAQVNHELWRRQQGFGRGGRMKIETDTAELVSGVRHSQTIGSPIAIIVKNRDWQNWTEVLPVESAEDSEEKKKPLTRPRPGHADLAGAIKYSFTEARYILERASARETTARVAVGALAKQFLAQFGVEILSHVIQVGTAKLGRLVEWEELQALAAKEEVLLGCVDPEAETRMKAVVDEAYRTGDTVGGVFEVRAHNLPIGLGSHIAWDTRLDGRLAQAILSIQAVKGVEIGEAEEASTVFGSKVQDTIHYDKGEHRFHRGANKAGGLEGGITNGQDLVVRGLLKPISTLRRPLESVDLATKEPASAAYERSDICVVPAAGVIGEAMVAIVLAQAFLEKFGGDSLKESRRNYDGYIQQVREF; the protein is encoded by the coding sequence ATGCTACGATTTGAGACCGCCGGCGAGTCGCACGGGGAGTGTCTGGTGGCGACTTTGACCGGTCTGCCCGCCGGTGTGCCAATCTCCGTCGCCCAGGTAAATCACGAACTCTGGCGGCGCCAGCAGGGCTTCGGCCGCGGCGGACGCATGAAAATCGAGACCGATACGGCGGAACTGGTGAGCGGCGTACGCCACTCCCAGACCATCGGTTCGCCCATTGCCATCATCGTCAAGAACCGTGACTGGCAGAACTGGACCGAAGTTTTGCCGGTGGAGTCCGCCGAAGACAGCGAAGAAAAGAAGAAGCCGCTCACGCGCCCCCGGCCCGGCCACGCCGATCTGGCTGGCGCAATTAAGTACAGTTTCACCGAGGCGCGCTACATTCTGGAACGGGCTTCGGCCCGCGAAACCACTGCGCGGGTGGCGGTAGGCGCTCTGGCCAAGCAGTTTCTGGCTCAGTTTGGCGTGGAGATCCTGAGCCATGTGATTCAGGTGGGCACGGCGAAACTCGGTCGGCTGGTGGAGTGGGAAGAACTGCAGGCTCTGGCGGCCAAGGAGGAAGTCCTGCTGGGCTGCGTCGACCCGGAGGCCGAGACCCGAATGAAGGCAGTGGTCGACGAGGCCTATCGGACGGGCGACACCGTGGGCGGCGTCTTCGAGGTGCGTGCGCACAACCTGCCCATCGGCCTGGGTTCGCACATCGCCTGGGACACCCGGCTGGACGGACGTCTGGCGCAGGCGATCCTCTCGATTCAAGCGGTAAAAGGCGTCGAGATCGGCGAAGCCGAAGAGGCGTCGACCGTCTTTGGATCGAAAGTCCAGGACACGATTCATTACGACAAGGGCGAACACCGTTTTCACCGCGGTGCGAACAAAGCCGGCGGGCTGGAGGGCGGCATCACGAACGGCCAGGACCTGGTCGTGCGCGGCCTGCTGAAACCGATTTCGACGCTGCGCAGGCCTCTGGAATCGGTGGACCTGGCCACGAAGGAGCCGGCTTCGGCGGCCTACGAGCGCAGCGATATCTGTGTCGTGCCGGCGGCCGGTGTGATTGGCGAGGCGATGGTGGCCATCGTGCTCGCGCAGGCGTTTCTGGAAAAATTTGGCGGCGATTCCCTGAAGGAGTCGCGTCGAAACTACGACGGCTACATCCAACAAGTCAGGGAGTTTTGA
- a CDS encoding VOC family protein — translation MLFTGLEHTALASPEPKRLAQWYVDTLGFRINHEYDGNYFVKAPDGAMLEIIPSQGDAAQTSMRTPGIRHIAVSVSDFDAGHENLKIKGVKFLGEPLNLKGNRLLFFADGDGNILHLIARPQPLP, via the coding sequence ATGTTGTTCACTGGACTGGAGCATACGGCCCTGGCTTCGCCTGAACCGAAGCGGCTCGCGCAGTGGTACGTCGATACGCTGGGTTTCCGGATCAATCACGAATACGACGGCAACTACTTCGTCAAAGCCCCGGACGGGGCGATGCTGGAGATCATCCCTTCACAGGGTGACGCCGCGCAGACCTCCATGCGCACCCCCGGCATCCGCCACATCGCGGTTTCGGTCAGCGACTTCGACGCCGGTCACGAAAACCTGAAGATCAAGGGTGTGAAGTTTCTCGGAGAGCCGCTCAACCTCAAGGGCAACCGGTTGCTCTTCTTCGCCGACGGCGACGGCAACATCCTGCACCTCATCGCCCGACCCCAGCCTTTGCCGTAA
- a CDS encoding MFS transporter has translation MTSRIFTAFESRNFRLMWAGACTSSIGTWMQNLAQAWLVLQLSGSPFYLGLDAFLAGTPIFALAMVAGVAADRFDRRRVLLVSQFVQMTGAFTLALFVGLGYRQIWPILMVSFIVGVAQAFGAPAYQSLIPSLVPREHLPNAIAMNSIQFNIARVIGPVIGGLALTSLGAAWCFGLNGLSFVAVIVSLLLITTDFTPGPTKETVMESMKGGITFIRQKPAMLPLIWVAFVCTFLGIPIIVFLPVFAKEVFGGTAATYTLLLSVEAAGAICGGLLVAARSKGSGVGRDAIIGLIALGVFESAFALSRSLPVALIFLFLAGMSLIACFSLLSSLVQMVATDEMRGRVMSIYNVAFRGGMPIGSLITGSLIPHFGAPIVVTIYGVILAGLAVYLLLVQRKIATL, from the coding sequence TTGACGAGCCGGATCTTCACAGCCTTTGAATCCCGAAACTTCCGGCTGATGTGGGCAGGCGCGTGCACCTCGAGCATCGGCACCTGGATGCAGAACCTCGCCCAGGCATGGCTGGTGCTGCAACTATCCGGGTCACCCTTCTACCTGGGCTTGGACGCGTTCCTCGCCGGCACCCCCATCTTCGCGCTGGCCATGGTGGCCGGCGTGGCCGCCGACCGCTTCGACCGCCGGCGTGTTCTGCTCGTCTCGCAATTCGTCCAAATGACGGGCGCCTTCACGTTGGCCCTCTTCGTCGGCCTTGGCTATAGGCAGATCTGGCCGATCCTGATGGTCAGTTTCATCGTCGGAGTCGCCCAAGCCTTCGGCGCCCCGGCGTACCAGTCGCTGATCCCGTCTCTGGTGCCGCGCGAGCACCTGCCTAACGCGATTGCCATGAACTCCATCCAGTTCAACATCGCGCGCGTCATCGGCCCCGTCATTGGCGGCCTCGCCCTCACCAGTCTGGGCGCCGCCTGGTGCTTCGGCTTGAACGGGCTCAGCTTCGTTGCCGTTATTGTCTCGCTGCTGCTCATCACGACAGATTTCACACCGGGCCCGACGAAAGAGACCGTGATGGAGAGCATGAAGGGTGGCATCACGTTTATCCGCCAGAAGCCGGCCATGCTGCCCCTCATCTGGGTGGCCTTCGTGTGTACGTTCCTCGGCATCCCCATCATCGTCTTCCTGCCCGTCTTCGCGAAGGAAGTATTTGGCGGCACGGCCGCTACGTATACGCTGTTGCTCTCGGTGGAGGCCGCCGGGGCGATTTGCGGGGGGCTGCTGGTGGCCGCGCGCAGCAAGGGCTCGGGCGTGGGCCGTGATGCAATCATAGGCCTGATCGCGCTGGGTGTATTCGAGTCGGCGTTTGCCCTAAGCCGCAGCCTGCCCGTCGCGCTGATTTTCCTGTTCCTGGCCGGCATGTCGCTGATCGCTTGTTTTTCCCTGCTCAGCTCCCTGGTGCAGATGGTGGCGACCGACGAGATGCGAGGGCGCGTGATGAGCATCTACAACGTCGCTTTCCGCGGCGGCATGCCCATTGGCAGCCTGATTACGGGGTCGCTCATCCCACATTTTGGCGCGCCCATCGTCGTTACGATCTACGGCGTGATTCTGGCTGGTCTGGCCGTCTATCTGCTCCTGGTGCAACGCAAGATCGCCACACTATGA
- a CDS encoding TonB-dependent receptor: MFRQVAFLLVASVCSLFAQSSSGTITGSITDASGAIVGGAVIEARDLGSNRTVKSESTSTGNFTLAGLPPGRYEVKVSMAGFKSATATGVEVLVAQTTTQNFSLQLGAVSESISVSGEAPLINPGSAAVTTTVENKILTDLPFQDRSALSAILLTPGSQGDPQYNGGVQSEMPGIYTQAVSPGGSITVGGGRPGGGSILVDGSDITSAGNPRALITFSADTVQEVSIQANGVPAQYGRTTGGIINQATKSGTNTPHGTGNWTHTQPFLQTRFLGSAFDPTARYSSYAGAIGGPVIIPKVYDGRNKTFFYASGEPQRQRLKIGASRARLPTSDELAGNFNNLYDFLDPTLRSTNIDAAIASPIRTNSLRYHYAMNSDGFPVGPELAIADRPIVPGNNLSRQLAKNPLAQSLIRTLYPFTPGKDTAYIHWLRPDGLYDIDGNNAIYIRGVESVDNRYSFKIDQLIGSQDRVAFRYSVAPVTGTRYDWGGPSDPGDPIVQDTITTYNTGLTFNHIFSPSVSNETRVTYSRGDAFRGPNAAAISKDWGKEMGLLPAVAGTGFPQILSRGTSGEGRTLDVNFGVGSDINWMHGAHSFKMGGEFRNIQMNRISYAGLTGGNYSFSGQVTPNTGSINGVPNQLAGLMLGSLASYTFQGKQSNAYYRWKYVAFYFQDDWKLTRKLTLNLGLRWDVETPRTEKYDRQGWFDPTLAGQINGQNVTGAYVWANTQGNQRGLWPTNYNGFQPRLGLAYAAKSWMVWRASYSMLRAPITGYGNGLYPDANVNASVINSSLGLGGVNPGPVNLITNPIGALPAPRDLSRDPIFYMNDTNSFAFSYIPQNSAMPRVDRWNAGLQFLLRNSLSLEIGYDGSKGTHLYAQPWGLNAVPLSQTAPMVAAGLDFASQSTDYNPLQLKSSTGTVMPGTRIMALRPFQNWFNTRIGTDYDRSGNSTYHGLNVGLQKRFSAGLTFLSSYSFSKSIDDGAPSGNDIFGSTSQQTQERERAVSNFDMTHKMRASFSYDLPVGKGKALLGTIPGWVNHLVGGYVLSGTMTRQSGWPGVVYLGNNAWWESKTGGSGNDGWSVRPDRVLGTAAITPTWREDPFRRSYFDPNAFVVPGTEAAPAIGNTPRTLGDTRSPTTTTLDMSGSKTFRFLQDGKVSLQLRADAFNILNHPVFFLNPNSRASGVWDYLASSRTFRPKTAATAMDANNTGQYGNYAGRMFRIGARLVF, translated from the coding sequence GTGTTTCGCCAAGTCGCATTTCTCCTGGTTGCCAGCGTATGTTCGCTCTTTGCCCAAAGCAGCAGTGGGACCATTACGGGGTCCATCACCGATGCCAGCGGCGCCATCGTCGGCGGGGCTGTGATTGAGGCCCGCGACCTCGGAAGTAACCGTACCGTTAAGTCGGAAAGCACCTCAACCGGGAACTTCACCCTCGCCGGACTTCCACCCGGCCGCTATGAGGTGAAGGTGAGCATGGCCGGATTCAAGTCGGCCACGGCGACCGGCGTCGAGGTGCTGGTCGCCCAGACCACCACCCAGAATTTCTCGCTCCAACTGGGCGCCGTCAGTGAAAGCATCAGCGTCAGCGGCGAGGCCCCGTTGATCAACCCCGGTTCCGCCGCGGTCACCACCACGGTGGAGAACAAGATCCTGACGGATCTGCCGTTCCAGGACCGCAGCGCGTTGTCGGCGATCCTGTTGACCCCTGGCTCGCAGGGCGATCCACAGTACAACGGCGGCGTCCAGAGTGAGATGCCGGGCATCTACACACAGGCTGTTTCGCCCGGTGGGTCCATCACCGTGGGCGGCGGCCGGCCCGGCGGCGGGTCGATTCTGGTCGACGGCTCCGACATCACTTCGGCCGGCAACCCTCGCGCGCTCATCACCTTTTCCGCCGACACCGTCCAGGAAGTTTCCATCCAGGCGAACGGTGTACCCGCACAGTATGGCCGCACCACAGGCGGCATCATCAACCAGGCGACGAAGTCCGGCACCAATACTCCGCACGGCACGGGCAACTGGACCCACACGCAACCTTTTCTGCAGACGCGGTTCCTCGGTTCCGCCTTCGACCCCACGGCTCGCTACAGCTCGTACGCCGGTGCCATCGGCGGACCGGTGATCATCCCCAAGGTCTACGACGGACGCAACAAGACGTTCTTCTATGCCAGCGGCGAGCCGCAGCGGCAGCGCCTGAAGATTGGAGCCTCTCGCGCGCGGCTGCCAACTTCCGACGAACTGGCCGGTAACTTCAACAATTTGTATGACTTCCTGGACCCGACCCTGCGGTCGACCAATATCGATGCGGCCATTGCATCGCCTATCCGTACGAACTCGTTGCGGTATCACTACGCCATGAACTCGGACGGCTTTCCGGTGGGACCCGAACTGGCCATTGCGGACCGGCCCATCGTGCCCGGCAACAACCTCAGCCGGCAGCTTGCCAAGAACCCCCTGGCCCAGAGCCTCATCCGTACTCTGTACCCCTTTACCCCGGGCAAGGACACCGCCTACATCCATTGGCTTCGTCCGGACGGTTTGTACGACATCGATGGCAACAACGCGATCTACATCCGAGGCGTGGAAAGCGTAGACAACCGGTACAGTTTCAAGATCGACCAGCTCATCGGCTCGCAAGACCGCGTGGCCTTCCGCTACTCCGTGGCTCCGGTCACCGGGACGCGGTATGACTGGGGCGGCCCTTCGGATCCGGGTGACCCCATCGTCCAGGACACCATCACGACCTACAACACCGGGCTCACCTTCAACCACATCTTCTCGCCCAGCGTCTCGAACGAGACCCGCGTGACCTACTCGCGCGGCGACGCCTTCCGCGGACCCAACGCCGCGGCGATCTCCAAGGATTGGGGCAAGGAAATGGGTTTGTTGCCGGCCGTCGCCGGCACCGGCTTCCCACAGATCCTCAGCCGTGGCACCAGCGGCGAGGGCCGCACCCTGGATGTCAACTTCGGCGTCGGCTCCGACATCAACTGGATGCACGGCGCCCACTCCTTCAAGATGGGCGGCGAGTTCCGCAACATCCAGATGAACCGCATCTCCTATGCCGGCCTCACGGGCGGCAACTACAGCTTCAGCGGCCAGGTGACGCCCAATACGGGCAGCATCAACGGCGTGCCCAACCAGTTGGCGGGCCTGATGCTGGGCTCGCTGGCCAGCTACACGTTCCAGGGGAAGCAGAGCAACGCGTACTACCGCTGGAAGTATGTCGCCTTCTACTTCCAGGACGATTGGAAGCTGACCCGGAAGCTCACGCTCAACCTCGGGCTGCGGTGGGACGTCGAGACGCCCCGTACCGAGAAGTACGACCGTCAGGGCTGGTTCGACCCGACGCTGGCCGGTCAGATCAATGGGCAGAACGTCACCGGCGCCTATGTCTGGGCGAACACGCAGGGCAACCAGCGCGGGCTCTGGCCGACGAACTACAACGGCTTCCAACCCAGATTAGGTCTGGCCTATGCGGCCAAGTCGTGGATGGTATGGCGCGCGTCCTACTCGATGCTGCGGGCGCCCATCACCGGCTACGGCAACGGGCTCTATCCTGATGCCAACGTCAACGCGAGCGTGATCAATTCATCACTGGGTCTGGGCGGAGTGAACCCGGGACCGGTGAACCTCATCACCAACCCGATCGGTGCGTTGCCGGCTCCGCGCGACCTGTCGCGCGACCCCATCTTCTACATGAACGACACCAATTCGTTCGCGTTCTCCTACATTCCGCAGAACAGCGCCATGCCGCGTGTCGACCGCTGGAACGCCGGGCTCCAATTCCTGCTGAGAAACAGTCTGTCGCTAGAGATCGGCTACGACGGATCGAAGGGCACGCATCTCTACGCGCAGCCCTGGGGTTTGAACGCAGTGCCGCTTTCGCAGACGGCTCCGATGGTGGCGGCCGGTCTCGACTTCGCCTCGCAGAGCACCGACTACAACCCACTGCAGCTGAAGTCCAGCACCGGGACGGTGATGCCAGGTACACGGATCATGGCGTTGCGGCCGTTCCAGAACTGGTTCAACACGCGCATCGGCACCGACTACGACCGCTCCGGCAACTCCACCTATCACGGCTTGAATGTCGGCCTGCAGAAGCGGTTCTCCGCGGGGCTGACCTTCCTGTCCAGCTACAGCTTCTCCAAGTCGATCGACGATGGCGCGCCTTCGGGCAACGACATCTTCGGATCGACGTCCCAGCAGACCCAGGAGCGTGAACGGGCGGTGTCGAACTTCGACATGACGCACAAGATGCGGGCATCGTTCAGCTACGACCTGCCGGTGGGCAAAGGCAAGGCGCTGCTGGGGACCATCCCCGGCTGGGTGAATCATCTGGTGGGCGGGTATGTCCTTTCGGGCACCATGACCCGCCAGAGCGGGTGGCCCGGTGTGGTCTACCTGGGCAACAACGCCTGGTGGGAGTCGAAGACCGGCGGTTCGGGTAATGATGGCTGGTCGGTGCGGCCCGATCGCGTGCTGGGCACCGCGGCCATTACGCCTACCTGGCGCGAGGATCCCTTCCGCCGTTCCTACTTCGATCCCAACGCCTTTGTCGTGCCCGGGACCGAAGCCGCCCCGGCTATCGGCAACACACCCCGGACGCTGGGCGATACGCGGTCGCCTACGACGACGACTCTCGACATGTCGGGCAGCAAGACTTTCCGGTTCCTGCAGGATGGCAAGGTCTCGCTGCAACTGCGCGCGGACGCGTTCAACATCCTGAACCACCCTGTGTTCTTCCTGAATCCCAACTCCCGCGCGTCGGGTGTCTGGGACTATCTGGCCAGTTCCCGCACGTTCCGTCCGAAGACTGCGGCCACGGCCATGGACGCCAACAATACGGGCCAATATGGGAACTACGCGGGGCGCATGTTCCGCATCGGGGCGCGGTTGGTTTTCTAG
- the def gene encoding peptide deformylase has protein sequence MVLRIVKYGDPVLEQAAKPIAEFGTPELKQLVEDMFETMYANKGVGLAAPQVALSQRLTVIDPSAGEDPAARLVLINPEIIAKEGSQIGEEGCLSIPGFREDVKRFNKVRVRAQNVDGEAFEADGEELLARAMQHEIDHLNGVLFISHLSILKRDLIRRKIRKLAKAGEWD, from the coding sequence ATGGTCCTGCGGATAGTTAAGTACGGCGACCCTGTCCTGGAGCAGGCGGCCAAACCGATTGCGGAGTTCGGCACTCCAGAGCTCAAACAGTTGGTGGAAGACATGTTCGAGACGATGTACGCGAACAAGGGTGTCGGTCTGGCCGCCCCGCAAGTCGCGCTCTCACAGCGTCTTACTGTGATCGACCCCTCGGCGGGGGAGGATCCGGCCGCCAGGCTTGTACTCATCAACCCGGAGATCATCGCAAAGGAAGGCTCGCAAATCGGCGAAGAGGGCTGCCTCTCCATCCCGGGCTTCCGCGAGGACGTCAAGCGGTTCAACAAGGTGCGCGTGCGCGCCCAGAACGTGGACGGCGAAGCGTTCGAGGCCGATGGCGAAGAACTGCTGGCGCGCGCCATGCAGCATGAGATCGATCACCTCAACGGAGTCCTGTTCATCAGCCACCTCAGCATTCTGAAGCGGGACCTCATCCGCCGCAAAATCCGCAAACTGGCGAAGGCCGGCGAGTGGGATTGA
- the fmt gene encoding methionyl-tRNA formyltransferase → MRLVFLGTPHFAVPTLDAVVQAGHEVVAVYTQPDRPKGRGQELAFSPVKEAALRLGLEVRQPERVRRCVEELAALESEAMVVVGYGQIIPQAIIDLPRHGIINVHASLLPKYRGAGPIQWAIANGETVTGVTTMMINAGLDTGDMLLKAETPIGPEETALEVGPRLAALGAELLVRTLDGLLAGAITRVPQNDAESSLAPILKREDGLIDWTQPAAVIHNRARGFLPWPGAWTTFRGVRFNVWRCRVASEPVGHLTPGALYATGKKLFAACGASSALELLEIQVEGRKRVDAAAFLNGQRLSDTDILGESSK, encoded by the coding sequence ATGAGACTGGTCTTCTTAGGAACGCCGCACTTCGCCGTGCCGACACTGGATGCAGTGGTCCAGGCCGGGCACGAAGTGGTGGCGGTCTATACCCAGCCGGACCGGCCCAAGGGCCGTGGCCAGGAACTCGCATTTTCGCCCGTCAAGGAAGCGGCTCTGCGTCTCGGTCTTGAGGTGAGGCAACCGGAGCGCGTGCGGCGTTGCGTCGAGGAATTGGCCGCCCTGGAATCCGAGGCCATGGTGGTGGTGGGCTACGGCCAGATCATCCCGCAGGCGATCATCGACCTGCCGCGCCATGGCATCATCAACGTCCACGCTTCCCTGCTCCCGAAGTATCGCGGAGCCGGACCCATCCAGTGGGCCATCGCGAACGGCGAAACAGTCACGGGCGTTACCACGATGATGATCAACGCCGGGCTCGACACGGGCGACATGCTGCTGAAGGCGGAAACGCCCATCGGCCCGGAAGAGACAGCGTTGGAAGTGGGACCCCGGCTGGCCGCGCTGGGGGCCGAACTTCTGGTGAGGACTCTCGACGGCCTGCTTGCTGGCGCCATCACGCGCGTTCCGCAGAACGATGCGGAGTCGTCGCTGGCGCCCATTCTCAAGCGGGAAGACGGCCTCATCGACTGGACACAGCCGGCGGCGGTGATTCACAACCGCGCGCGCGGCTTTCTGCCCTGGCCCGGCGCCTGGACCACGTTTCGCGGTGTACGCTTTAACGTGTGGCGCTGCCGCGTGGCTTCGGAACCGGTGGGCCATCTGACGCCGGGCGCGCTGTACGCCACCGGCAAAAAGCTGTTCGCCGCCTGTGGCGCGTCATCGGCGCTAGAGTTGCTGGAGATTCAGGTGGAGGGCCGCAAGCGGGTCGACGCAGCCGCCTTCCTGAACGGACAACGCCTGTCCGACACCGATATTTTGGGAGAGTCCTCGAAGTGA
- a CDS encoding TonB-dependent receptor has translation MKLQLRLGFVHLVLALALFGQADANKAQLFGTVLDPKGAAVPGASIRIKNIATGLQRELSSGVDGQYRAVQLDPGTYEVVAQSAGFAQTTLTGVTLGVGSTVDVNINLQVQATTQTIEVADTMINVALPAPSANIGATAIRDLPINGRRFQDFATLTPTVQVDPSRGQLSFAGQRGVNGNIMVDGADYNQPFFGGIRGGERSNFNFTIPQSAVQEFQAVSSGYAAEYGRSTGGVLNVISKSGSNDFHGDAFYQNRNRALSADNPIFKRQPSESLQQVGGSAGGRVIRDKLFFFGAVEHQRANTPASVLFTALDAITPTAATQEAFDYFRGLQEDFTRKNKATAVTAKGDYMFSKGHRLSLRYNHSRSDEPNSVTVGGALNPFTNSAVSNEGTELDRTHFGTVQYTHLFSPSVVNDTKFSQSYEIRPRLANSNSVGVGAGNIGSYGTRSFLPTTQDDYRTQITNSTTVLAGSHSLKFGIDFSKLSTVQTFGFNQFGSIGFSNSSDIAGILDIMGTGGTFANRFDNFNVRYVRQIGNLVADFGAKQMAMFAQDSWRVTSNLTVDLGLRWEGQWNPSVEANNTALVNRVTTTYPVGTKLDVTTIKNNLNQVMPRVGFAWTPFKTSRRTVVRGNAGLFYASTPLLLYSGPTNNFRTPPGDVSIQIGPFASGSTNSVYSLFKQVGVDFNTSTLGALPVIPLDKVQQAAALAAGGAAVDPLIGANVTAMSPDFRNPRSYQYGIGFETELASNWIAGVQYQQVNTMFLERNRDLNLPVPTLRVADGRPVFVRANRPVPSQGQVAVRESSARALYRSAVFSTQYRARKLTAGVFYTLSTNYSDDDNERDSGGAGAENVYNFKPEYNYSNLDARHQFTAHALYSLPWGIEVSGILRTRSGSPYSPVVGTDTNGDSNNSDRPYSAVGVPFLRNSFRNRAVVLTNDLRLLKSFHIGSERYRVQLSAELFNLFNCDNVVFAGQGNVYGAGINPTTGAAAPIDSRFMLLRNSAGDYNTATTSQLGNPFQAQFGVRFFF, from the coding sequence ATGAAGCTGCAACTCCGCCTAGGATTCGTCCATCTGGTGCTGGCTCTGGCGCTATTCGGCCAGGCAGATGCCAACAAAGCTCAATTGTTTGGAACCGTGCTTGACCCCAAGGGCGCTGCCGTCCCTGGCGCAAGCATCAGGATCAAGAACATCGCAACCGGCCTGCAGCGCGAGCTGAGCTCCGGAGTCGATGGCCAGTACCGGGCCGTTCAACTGGATCCCGGCACCTATGAGGTCGTCGCCCAAAGCGCCGGTTTTGCCCAGACCACCCTGACCGGGGTCACCCTGGGTGTGGGCTCCACAGTCGACGTCAACATCAACCTGCAGGTGCAGGCGACCACGCAGACCATCGAAGTGGCCGACACGATGATCAACGTGGCGTTGCCCGCGCCTTCCGCCAACATCGGAGCCACGGCGATTCGCGATCTGCCCATCAACGGGCGGCGCTTTCAGGACTTTGCCACGTTGACGCCCACCGTGCAGGTGGATCCTTCCCGCGGCCAACTTTCGTTTGCCGGCCAGCGTGGCGTCAACGGCAACATCATGGTGGATGGAGCGGACTATAACCAGCCGTTCTTCGGCGGTATCCGCGGCGGCGAACGCTCGAACTTCAACTTCACCATCCCCCAGAGCGCCGTTCAGGAATTCCAGGCGGTGAGCTCCGGCTACGCCGCCGAATACGGCCGCTCGACCGGTGGGGTACTCAACGTGATCTCCAAGAGCGGCTCGAACGACTTCCATGGCGATGCCTTCTATCAGAACCGCAACCGGGCCCTCAGCGCCGACAATCCGATCTTCAAGCGCCAGCCCTCTGAGTCGCTGCAGCAGGTGGGAGGCTCCGCCGGTGGGCGCGTCATTCGCGACAAGCTGTTCTTCTTCGGGGCGGTGGAACACCAGCGGGCGAATACGCCGGCGTCGGTCCTGTTTACCGCCTTGGATGCCATTACGCCCACCGCCGCCACCCAGGAAGCGTTCGACTACTTCCGCGGTCTGCAGGAAGATTTCACCCGCAAGAACAAGGCAACCGCTGTCACCGCCAAGGGCGACTATATGTTCTCGAAGGGGCATCGGCTCTCGCTGCGCTACAACCACTCCCGGTCGGACGAGCCGAACTCGGTGACCGTGGGTGGCGCGCTGAACCCCTTCACCAACTCGGCTGTCAGCAACGAAGGTACTGAACTCGATCGCACCCACTTTGGGACGGTGCAGTACACGCATCTCTTCTCCCCCAGCGTCGTGAACGACACGAAGTTCAGCCAGAGCTATGAGATCCGGCCCCGGCTGGCGAACTCAAATTCGGTCGGTGTCGGCGCTGGCAACATCGGCTCGTATGGAACGCGCAGTTTCCTGCCCACCACCCAGGATGACTACCGGACGCAGATCACCAACAGCACCACGGTGCTAGCCGGGTCGCACAGCCTGAAGTTCGGCATCGACTTCTCCAAGCTCTCCACCGTTCAGACATTCGGGTTCAATCAGTTCGGCTCCATCGGGTTCTCCAACTCGTCGGACATCGCCGGCATTCTGGACATCATGGGCACCGGCGGCACGTTTGCAAACCGGTTCGACAACTTCAACGTCCGCTATGTCCGGCAGATCGGGAATCTGGTCGCGGATTTCGGCGCGAAGCAGATGGCCATGTTTGCGCAGGACTCGTGGCGCGTGACCAGCAACCTGACAGTGGACCTCGGCCTGCGCTGGGAAGGCCAGTGGAACCCGTCGGTCGAGGCGAACAACACGGCTCTCGTCAATCGAGTGACAACGACCTACCCGGTGGGTACGAAGCTGGATGTGACCACGATCAAGAACAATCTGAACCAAGTGATGCCGCGCGTGGGCTTCGCCTGGACGCCGTTCAAGACTTCGCGCCGGACGGTGGTCCGCGGGAACGCCGGGCTGTTCTACGCCTCGACGCCCTTGCTGCTTTACTCCGGTCCGACCAATAACTTCCGGACGCCGCCCGGTGACGTCAGTATCCAGATCGGGCCCTTCGCGTCCGGCAGCACCAACTCTGTTTACAGCTTGTTCAAACAGGTGGGTGTGGATTTCAACACCTCAACGCTGGGCGCCCTGCCCGTCATCCCGCTGGACAAGGTGCAACAGGCCGCCGCGCTGGCAGCAGGCGGAGCCGCTGTCGACCCGCTCATTGGCGCCAACGTGACGGCCATGTCGCCGGACTTCCGCAATCCGCGTTCCTATCAGTACGGCATCGGCTTTGAGACGGAATTGGCGAGCAATTGGATCGCCGGCGTCCAGTATCAGCAAGTGAACACGATGTTCCTGGAACGCAACCGCGACCTGAACCTGCCCGTGCCGACGTTACGCGTGGCCGACGGCCGTCCGGTGTTCGTGCGCGCCAACCGCCCGGTTCCCTCACAGGGGCAAGTGGCGGTACGCGAGAGTTCGGCCCGCGCCCTCTATCGCTCCGCCGTCTTCTCGACTCAATACCGCGCCAGGAAGCTCACCGCGGGCGTCTTTTACACCCTGTCCACCAACTACTCCGACGACGACAACGAGCGCGACTCGGGTGGCGCCGGCGCGGAGAACGTGTACAACTTCAAACCCGAGTACAACTACTCGAATCTTGACGCGCGCCACCAGTTCACCGCCCACGCCTTGTATTCACTCCCTTGGGGTATCGAGGTTTCCGGCATCCTGAGGACTCGCAGCGGGTCACCTTACAGCCCAGTGGTGGGTACCGATACCAATGGCGACAGCAACAACAGCGACCGGCCGTACTCCGCGGTCGGCGTGCCGTTCCTCCGCAACTCCTTCCGCAATCGCGCTGTCGTTCTCACCAACGACCTCCGGCTGCTGAAGAGCTTCCACATTGGGAGCGAGCGTTACCGGGTGCAGCTCTCGGCTGAACTCTTCAACCTGTTCAATTGCGACAACGTGGTCTTTGCGGGTCAGGGGAACGTCTACGGGGCGGGCATCAACCCGACGACCGGAGCCGCGGCGCCCATCGACTCTCGGTTCATGCTGCTGCGAAACAGCGCCGGGGACTACAACACGGCCACCACTTCGCAGCTCGGCAATCCGTTCCAGGCGCAGTTCGGAGTCCGGTTCTTCTTCTGA